The Limanda limanda chromosome 14, fLimLim1.1, whole genome shotgun sequence genomic interval AAGATAACAAACACTCACTATAGTTAATCTTCTCTCTTATCTTAATTTATTCTCCTTTCGTTTAACAGCTGTTTATAACCTCTACATTTCATCCTTCAGTACCAGATTCAtactgtgtctcagttcatgtTCATTCCTTATCAACACCAACCATTTGCCCTAATATGCTGAAACATTACTGAATCTGTGAAAGTCCATTATGTTGCACACTTAAAGTCTTGTGTTCAATTTAACTCACCCGGGTCCCGTGTGGTTCAGTGAGCTCAGCGGGCGCAGCGCACTGAGGTAACACCTCCCGCTAATGTGGCAGCTGAAGTGAAAGAATGAATACGAAGAAAAATGGAAATAGAAGTCAGAGCATATTGGAATAGAACATCAATCTGAGAACACACACCTCCACGAGGCAAATGTCCTCTCTACCCATGTCACAGCCGAGGTTCCCATTTATTATCTTGTGGCTGTCCAACATATTCTAATAATAATTTTCACACTTCTCATTATTACATGAGAGGCTGCTAACTTGGTACCTTGCTCTGTTGTTGCATTGTGTAGCTGTGGGCGCTGTTTGAAGAACTACTTGCTTGCCCGatcatccataaagtttttactgtccaCGCAGAGCATCAATGcaagttttctctctctcttacaagaatttgtctttctctctttattttttttatgataatccgtccagtagttgtTGCGTATTCCCTCTAACTGGCAGACAAACATAACCTTTATTAGCAACTTAATCTCCTCACAATCacctttctgtttcctctttccaTTTCTACAAACTGACTGAAATTTGACCCTTTTCTTTACAGACAGTATATAAAAGGACGGGGCTTATTGAacagtgtgcagtgtgtgcgtgtgtgtgtgtgtgtgtgtgtgtgtatgtgtgtgtgtgtgtgtgtgtgtgtgtgtgtgtgtgtgtgtgtgtgtgtgtgtgtgtgtgtgtgtgtgtgtgtgtgtgtgtgtagctaaATGCTGTGACATTCACTGGCTAAGCTCCCGGGGGTTTAAGAGACCTTTTCCCATCTTAAAGCTGAAGAAATAAGAGCTTTGTAGACATTTAGTCTGACCTCCCTCAGCTGGTGTCTTTTCACAGTCACTTTTCCTTTGTCCCCTCTCGTCCCACTCCCGTCGTGTCTTCCAGGCCGGTCCATTAACGTGACACTAATTGCAGAGTGGAGTGAAACTGCTGCTGCATGTTCCAGTTCGGCCTCTGAGACCAATAATCACATCAGTGTTGTGTCCTAATCACCAATTTTATTCCATCAGCATCATTTCCATTACATTTGCGATGACGCATTTTAATATTGCAGTCCAACATCCTCTGTTGATGATTACTATTCTGtcctgaaacaaaaaaacaacatgtaaaGTTTCTTAACAGCCAAAATGAATTCCAAACATGCTGGTTTCTTCTTGTAATTACCTTCATTCAGTTCATGTATGCAGTTATTAAAGTCTAACAACCAACCTTGATTGgtaaaacacaatttaatttaaaaaaaattaattaaagtcATCAATTGTGTTAATATAACTTGAACTTAAATAAACCCAATTGCTTTGTGTTTTAGCAATTGAAGCATCTTTTTTAAAAGTTGCTGAACATCTTTATATCTTTAGTGTAAGAATGACCTTTTAGTTATTGCTTGAGGAGCAGAGGATCTCCTGTAATGCAAGTGATGCTACACCAACTGCTGCTCCCgcctcacctccacctctcagtaacaacgtccacttagactctctctactcaggacctgacgcCAGAGAgggaatctgtctgggtgattagaataagattcttcttctctcataCGTGTTACTTTTCGGTTTTCCTCAGATAATGTTTGTTTGCatccagaaaaacacaaaagtcatcttttaaactttgttttagggCAGGCTGAGATGGCCGTGTACAtaaccaggaagaggaaggtagagCAGGACATTCACATTGAGTCGGTCCCTGTCTGTGTCAACATGATTAGATCCCGactgtttgagtttttataaaGCAGCAGGTGACCTGGACTCTTTTAATGATCTGTGGTGTTTCCaagatgttttatgttctgtgacAACTCAAGAAATCGTTTGTGCTGATTATCTTGTGTGAttcttttatgtatttatctatagctaaatgtgtaatttaaaataatttattaggCGTTTTAATGTGTGTTGTCAAAAAATAGTGCCTAATAAAGGTTTgcagctgttccatgaattttAAACTTCCAAATAATGCTCCCAATGATGTTTCTTTTTGGAAATCTTCTTCTACCCAAGGCCCTTCAGGTGTGATGAAAtaatctcctctctcagctATTGTGGAGGCTCCTTTGTCTTTCTCATGATGCAACTCACCTTGAATACCTTCATGGGTGGGGTTTATATACGCATCACAGCTGAAGGCGATGAAGGATCATTATAGAGTTTCCAAAggcttaattatgtttcaaTACCCCTTTAGGCCATAAAAACTGTcacacagctttaaaaacaacaatattatatcAGGGTTAAATAATTGTGACAGCTattttaacaaaatatactgttacacacaaatactacatcatgcattttctgtgttgattttctgtatcactcaactcataaagaagtcatccgaagcagaatcttgctctttgaaaaaactTTTATTGATAAATTCTTAAAATCTTTGGGGggtttgaatatttctgattgcaactgtacatACATCCTACTCTCAAGGCTGTAAAAAGTTAGCCTACTGTATACAAATGAACTTGGCATTAACATTAACATGGCTTCAGTGTAACATGTAATCAACATGCTAGGTAATGACAAAGacgttcaacaacaacacaaagtcatAGGTTTACTTTTCTGGCAGACAATGTTCCCAACTAACTGCATCCAGGGTCCAGCTGAACTCGGCTCGCCTAGTCTTGTTTTCAACTACCTTTAAGTTCCCTGTTATAGGCTAACTTTTGCAAAAAAAAGTGTCAACATTTccaaaattcctgagcttaacttcccatcgAAAGTTTTCAGGAatgttccgcccctttgcaacactAATCAGGATCGATACAGGTtctaaaacaacacacaacctgatttctacattgatttagaaaacaacagcaacattagttctttcaaacacattcatgtcagtgtaattatagatttctgtctttacaaagtgagaactaaatatgtgtgataaaggaaggtcagtgtttgattgacagctgatctctgtgcggagcagaaacgtcaccgaACTCatgaactttgatcaacaaacatggagacaaaagaagttaaagatttaaacacagaatctaaatcactgcttttactgactcaagtctattttagtttacagaactcagctgtggatccaggCCAAGCcccaactccagcatagagaggctgagtgaaatAGGTCTgcactctgtggaggagagtcatggtgtcagagacgctgtagaaggacagaacacctgcactgtgatccaggtacactcctactctggaggacacaggaccgtACACTGGAGTCTCGATCTTGTTGTAATGAAAGTTATGAATGTTTCCAtcacaatataatgaccaagatttatcattgtatccaaatcTACATTCAagtgagtctcctgctctgctgatattcttgtatgtgactgctacacgaACTCCTTCTCTCCCCGcaacctccacctcccagtaacaacgtccagtcagactctctctactcaggacctgacgccagtaagtgaatctgtctgggtgatcagaataagactgttttTTACTGAtatatgttacttttctgtttccctcagataataacagcttTTGGTGTGCTGTGTTttgatccagtgtgatttcctgtgaatattttaagaagtcagctctggtctctggctctggttgtggcagtaaaacatccacttgagacacaatctgtaaaatctttgtctctgtctcactcagaatgtcctgtagtcgacctctgacctgtgacacagctgctgtcacgtcctcaaagttcctcaaaggacggatcctgatgctggatgagtgtgtagattcactgagtgacagtgaggggtagttttgtagaaactggttgtgatcctctgtgtctgagagctgcttcagttcatggtctttcctcttcagctcagtgatctcctgctccagtctctcctgaagctctctgactcgactcacttcagtttcctgctgggatctgatctgctgctccacatcagagcttcttttctccagcagacggatcagctcagtgaagatctccccactgtcctccactgccttatcagcagagccattgacggcctcctcctcctgttgaagcagcttcacgtctttctctgtgtcctggactctctgctggattgtttgtctcctca includes:
- the LOC133019846 gene encoding tripartite motif-containing protein 16-like, which produces MAQQEIQLERERFCCSICLDPLKDPVTTVCGHSYCKSCINTHWDKEEERGSYSCPQCRQTFTPRPVLGKNTMLADSLEELKKTGLQAALADHCYAGPEDVACDVCTGRKLKALKSCSVCLASYCEKHLQPHLQSAPFKKHKLVEPSEKLQENICSRHDEVMKIFCRTDQQCICYLCSMDEHKDHDTVSAAAERTERQRELGLRRQTIQQRVQDTEKDVKLLQQEEEAVNGSADKAVEDSGEIFTELIRLLEKRSSDVEQQIRSQQETEVSRVRELQERLEQEITELKRKDHELKQLSDTEDHNQFLQNYPSLSLSESTHSSSIRIRPLRNFEDVTAAVSQVRGRLQDILSETETKILQIVSQVDVLLPQPEPETRADFLKYSQEITLDQNTAHQKLLLSEGNRKVTYISKKQSYSDHPDRFTYWRQVLSRESLTGRCYWEVEVAGREGVRVAVTYKNISRAGDSLECRFGYNDKSWSLYCDGNIHNFHYNKIETPVYGPVSSRVGVYLDHSAGVLSFYSVSDTMTLLHRVQTYFTQPLYAGVGAWPGSTAEFCKLK